The DNA region CCATGGTCTTTACCGGTACCCGGCATTTCAAACATTAACAGTAATACTGCGACGGAAAATTATGAGATTGGACTTAAAAAGAGACTTTGAAACGGTTCCTTTAACAAAGGAAGAAGCCCTGGATATCCTTGATTGGGATGATCGGGATTTGCCGACCCTTCTGGATGCCGTATATAAGTTACGTAAAAAGTACAAAGGCAACACCGTGGGCATCCAGATCCTCACCAACGGCAGGAGCGGGAACTGTTCCCAAAACTGCGCCTACTGCGCCCAGTCCCGGGAATCCAGTGCAGAGATAGACACCTACCGCCTGGTACCCTACGAAAAACTTGCCCGGGACGATCGGCTGGTTAAGGAGAAAGGGCTTGCCCGGCACTGCATAGGTCTAAGCGGTATCAGCTTTACTGATGAGGAAATTGACGAGTTTGCTACCTATGTGCGGAGCCTGAAAAAAGAATCGGGTACACACATTTGCTGTTCCATTGGGTTCCTCACAGCAGATCAGGGGCGAAAGCTTAAAGAGGCAGGGGTAAACCGGATTAACCACAATCTCAACTCCAGCCGTAGCTACTATCCTCAAATATGCACCACCCACACTTGGGATGAGCGGGCAGCCAACATTAAAATGCTCCAGGGCCTGGGTTTTGAAATCTGCTGTGGGGGCATAGTGGGCCTGGGGGAGGCTAGGGCTGATGTGGCGGATCTGCTCCTCTCTATCAGGGAAATTAATCCCCAGTCGGTGCCAATCAACTTTCTCCTGCCCCTGAAGGGGACTCCTCTGGAAAGCCAGGATACTTCCTTTCTTACGGCGGAATACTGCCTCAAGGTACTCTGTCTTGCCCGTCTTATGGTCCCCGCATCGGATATACGTTGCGCCGCCGGAAGGGAAGTGTACCTGAAAGGCCGGGAACGGCAGATGTTCATGGCCGTGGATTCGATCTTTGCTTCCGGCTATCTTACTGCGGGAGGCCAGGGGGTTGATGATACTATCAAGGTTATTACCGATGCAGGATTTGAGTACATGGTAGAGGGTACATAAAACGGCGTACCCCGGGTCCCCATTGTTAATTTTCTATTTGTGTTGCTTGATATAAAAAACGGCCCCTTATGGGGCCGCTATTTTATATCAAGGGGCTTCCGCTTCTCCGGTTTCTAGTATTTAACAGTAGCCAGGAGGCTTAAAGTTGTAAGATCAATATTAAAGTTCTGAGATGTATCTGTAGGGGCAAAATTAAGATCAAGGGAAAGCATGTTATTAAAGGTAAGTGTTCCGCCTATCCCAAAACTGGGTATAAGCGCAAACGTGGTGGTACTTGTTTTTTTCAGCGATTGCCCTGTGGCCAGCTTATCCTCCCAAGATTCGCTCATAAAAGTGGGGCTGATACAGAGGCCTCCGTTCAAGCTGAAAACAGTGGGGACTATTTGGTATACGAAACCGAGGGAGAAGGAGGGGGCAATCCAGAAACTGGAACTATCCTCATTTTTTGTAACCCTGGGATATGGGGCCGGAGTTCCATCCGGTAAGTCGTATGTATAGGCAGTTCCAAGAGTATCGGACTCTTTTTGTGTTATTTTTTGCGTATCGGAATTTATTTTAAAGGCGATATCAAAGCCGAACCCTGTGGAAAACCGGTCGGAGACTTCGTAGGTTTTTTTAAGGCCGATACTCAGATAATTAGACAGAGAGCTGCTATCCTGGGTTTTTTCCTCAGTTTTTGTATATTCCGGGGTTCCCTCAATAGCCGGGCTTTCCCCAGCAGCTGGGATTCCCTCAACAGCCAGGGTCTTAATTTCCTTCTTCTCCAAGGCATCGGGATAAAAACCCAGAGACAGGTATTCATCGAAAACCAAGGCTAACTGGGAATTTCCTTTCTTTGCAAATTCATATTCCCCCCGCAGCCCAATGTTTAAAGAGGAATGGCCGGGATTGGATGTAATGGTCTCAAGGACGTTGGTATAGGCCTTGTCAACCACTTTAGCCAGGTCAATACTGCCCCCCAGTTCGATCTCCGGTTTAAACGACCCGCCTCCCAGTCCGATTTTTTTGCCCCACAGGACTGATAAATCTAAGGCGCCCATGTTGGAATTGGTCGTGGTGTTTAAGCTACCATCGCTGTTAAAACTCTTGGAGGAGTTATCACCGGTCTTTTCCCCCGGGGGAGTGGTGATGTCTCTTCTATCCGAATCAAGAACTATGTCTGCCAAATTAATACTGAGTTTAATGCCCCCAAAAAAAGGGCTGCCCAGCAGGAATGCAAATTGATCGGTCAGAATAAAACCAGTGTCATCTCCGGCACTTATAGTTTTGATTGCATTTGTTGGGTCTCTGCGGCTTTCTATAGTAAGGACATCATTCCATCCTTCATTGCCATCCTCTGCTTTGATATTCTGACCACGAAGGATATTACCATTGTAGTAGAGTCCTAAATACAGGCTGCCAAGATGGGTGGCGAACCCGCCTGCCACCCAACCATTACCACTCCCCTGGAGGAGTACAAAAAATTTACTAAAGTCCACATCTTGAAAATCGTTTACATCAAGATAGGCATCCGCATCAGTCGTGAAAAGCCTATAGGTGTTTTCACCGGTAAGAGATCCGGGCGCTGCAGTTTGGGCTACCAGTGACGGGACAGCGATTAATGCTGCCAGGCATATTCCAACAGCGCTTAAGCGAAATTTCATGCAAACTCCTTTGAATTTAAGAGATTTCCTGTATTATTATCGGTTTTTTTGTGTTTTTGTTAATTATTTTACCGCCCCTCGAAGACTTGTTTCCCCGAATCTCCCTCTGTGCTATGATTGATCTACAAATCTTATTGTAGGGGATAACCATGAAGGTATTGATCATCGGTTCCGGGGGCCGGGAACATGCCCTGGCCTGGAAGCTTGCCGGATCGGAACAGGTGGAGCGGGTGTATGTTGCCCCGGGAAACGGGGGGACCGCCTTGGAGGAAAAGTGCGAAAACGTTCCGGCCGGCCTGGGGGATCCCGCAAGCGAAGCGGGGCAAGAAGCCCTGGCAGGCTTTGTCCGGCAGGCGGGGATTGGCCTTACCGTGGTGGGCCCCGAGGTCCCTCTGGCTGAGGGCATCGTTGATCGGTTCCGCGCCGTAGGGCTCGCCATAGTGGGTCCTGATAAAAAGGCTGCCCGGCTTGAGGCCAGCAAGGTCTTTTCCAAGGCCTTCATGAACAAATACGGGGTTCGTGCTGCAGGAAGCAGGGACTTCATCGACCCTGCAAAGGCTCTGGACCATGCAAAAGACCATTTTTCCGGCCCAGCCCCGGCGCCCCTGGTAATAAAGGCTGATGGGCTTGCCGCAGGAAAAGGGGTGGTGATTGCCGCTGACCTGGCAGAGGCGGAAACCTGCCTTTCTTCCTTTATGAAGGATGGAGCCCTGGGCGCCGCAGGCAGTTCAGTGGTGCTGGAGGAATTTCTTGAAGGGAAGGAAGTGTCGGTTCTGGCGGCGGTGAGTGTCCGCCCGGGCAGCAAGGGGGTGATTAAGCCCTTTGTGTCCGCCCGGGATCACAAGCGCCGCTTTGATGGCGCCCAGGGGCCTAATACAGGCGGTATGGGGTCCATAGCCCCGGTCCCGGATTTTACCGCCGCCGCCCAGAAAGACTTTGAAACCGCTATACTCCAAACCACCCTCAAGGGCATGGAAGCGGAGGGTATGGATTACCGGGGCTTTATCTTTTTCGGCCTTATGGTAAAAAACGACCGCTGTTCCCTTTTGGAGTACAATGTACGTTTAGGGGACCCGGAAACCCAGGCGGTGCTGCCCCTCTCTGACTTTGACTTTGCCGGCCTGTGTGCCGCCATCCTGGACAACACCCTGGAAAAGTTCCCCCTCACCTGGAAGGCCGGCGCGGTCTGCGCCCCCGTGGCAGTGGCTGACGGTTACCCCGGTGCCTACCGCAAAGGGGACCCCATTGCGGTAAACGAAGCTGCCCTCGCCAAAACCGGTGCCCGGCTCTTCATCGCCGGCGCCGAAAAGGTGACTGACACCGTTTTGCGGAGTTCCGGGGGACGGGTCCTGGCAGTCTCCGCCTGGGGTGCCGATGCGGACCAGGCCTGGGCCAGGGCATACGAGGCTCTGGGGGCGGTCAGCTTTGAAGGGATGGCTTACCGGAAAGATATAGGGCGGGAATCAACAAGCTCGCCCTAAATGGTGAGGTATGTTGTTCTTATAAGGTAGTTATATTCGGGGGTCTAATACCCCGCAATACGAATAAAAGGGTGATTTCATTCGTAAGAGCGCTTCACAACTCCAATGCAAAGGCCTTGCTTTTCCGGTTCCGGTCATAAATACGCCGCTTCCGTTCAGGGAGGCTTTCTATGGGGCATTCCTTGAAGCCCAGGAATTCAAACCAGTCCTGGGTGCGGGTGGTCAGTACGAAGACCCGGCGGAAACCCTGGCGTTGGGCCCGGTCGATAAGGTAGCGGACAATGCGCCCGCCCAGGCCCATGTCGGCATAGGCTGGGTCGGTGGCCAGGGCTGCTATTTCGCCCTGGCTTTCCCCCCAGTCATGGAGGGCCCCGCAGGCGTGGACCGAACCATCTATCTCAAACACTGCATAATCCCCCATCTTTTCCTGGATATCCTCGGGGCGCCGCCGCAAAAGGATGCCCTGCTGCATTAAGGGTTCCATGAGCCGGAGCAGGTCCGGGATGTCCTGGGGTTTGAGGGCCCGTATGGATTCGTAATCATCGGCGTAGACCATGGTCCCGACCCCCAGGTTGGAGAAAAGTTCCCTGAGTACCGCCCCTTCTTCCCGGCCGTTGATAATGTGCACCCGCTCTACCCCGGCCCGGGAAGCCCCCAGGGCCAGCCGCAGTTCCTCCAGAGGCTTGTCCCCCGCTTTATCGCTGTTCATTCCCAGAATAGCCTCCGCTTCCTGGGGGGTAAGCCGGACTATGCGGCCCTTTTCCCCGACCTGGATGTTTTCCGGCAGCCTATATGCCCCGGCCCGCAGCCCCGGATCCAGGGATACTATGAAAAGCTTGATTGCACCCAGGGCAGTGGAGGCCGCCAGGGCGATTTCATCACTGGATACATTGTAGGGCTTTCCTGCGGAGCTCCAGCCTATGCAGGGGAGTATGGGGACCATCTCCAGATTCAAAACCCGGCCAATGGGGTCCGTAAGTATCCGGTCCACCATGCCGGTATGCTCCATATCGACCCCGCTTTCTACCCCAAGCCCTCGGGCGCGGACAAAATTCCCGATCACCGCATCGACCCGGCCCGTGACATCGCTGGGGGAACTTCCTGCAGCAAGGCCGGTCATGACCCGGGTGGCCACGTGGAAGGCGGCCATTTCCACAAAGGGGATGGCTGCGCCGGTGGTTATCCGCTTTGTTCCCGCATAATTTGACACGATCCCGTGTTCCAGCAGCACCGAATCGATCCATTCCTTGGCGCCCGGAACAATGACCACCCGGAACCCGGTCCGGGCCAGCAGAGCCAGGTCCTTCATCAGGTAGGAAAAGCCCGGGTCCTCGGTAACAGGAAAATCGATCTTAAAGACCATGGTAGAGCTCTCAAAACGGCTTTGGTAATGAAAAGCCTCCCTGATCAGGTCCACCTGGGAGCTTTCTGAAACGGAATTGTCCATGGTTCCTCCGTTTGGTATTATACCTTTAGCGAATGGAAAAATCAGCCGATAATTAAGAAAATAGTTGATTATACTAAAAAAAATAGTGTAGTATTAAGATAGAATTGCGCTTTTAGGAGAAGCAGCTTATGGACGATCATGAAATAGTCAAATGGAGTCCTACCTATTCAATAGGTATCCGTATAGTTGACGAACAGCATCAGGGGCTTATCAGGCTGACCAATGAGCTTTTTATCAGCTGCCTAAAGGGTGGGGAAGTGGCCAATGCCCGGTTCCTAAAGACCATCCGCGAGACCGTTCAGTATGTACAGTTCCATTTTGCCACTGAAGAAGCCATTCAGAAGCGGGTACATTACCCGGATTATGCGGCCCATAAAAAAGAACACGAGTCTTTTGTGAAGGAAGTGCTCCTTTCTGTGGCAGAATTCAATTCCGGAAAGAAGTTCCTCCCCAACAAATTTGCCAAATACCTCCGGGACTGGGTTCTGACCCACATTGCGGTATCAGACAAGAAACTGGGTGATTACATCCAGACCCTACGGGAAAAAGCCAGCCGTTCAGGCCAGGGCGCAAAGGCCCCGGTCCGCGCAGGAAACTGAACTCGCAACCCGGTAACATTTTTTATAAAGCCAACTCAAATTTCTCAGTTTGCGATAACGCATTACCATAAACCCCAGCCAACCATAACTCCAGCTAACCATAACGGCATGTATTACCGTAAACCCCCGCTAACCATAACCGTATGCATTACCGTAACCCCCACCCAACCATACCAGCACGCAATACCTTAGGCCAAAGTTAACCATACCATCACGCAAAACTTGTTTTATCATACTGACCCAAGTCGGAGGGGGCGGGCAAATCCATCCCTCACCCGTTTCTGGAATTCTCTGCCGTAGCAGACTCGCAAAGCGAGGCTGACGAAGGCAGGTTCTACAGGTTAGGGTGAGGGGTGGATTTGCCCGCCCCCTCCGGTATGAGCCATCATATTTGCTTAAACCAAGAATCGCGTCACTAACCTTGCCTTTCTTGTAAATTTTTACGATATTTGGTATATGCCAGAACAAAGTGTGGTGCCCATAGATCAAATTCTTCCCAATAAACTTCCCTTGGTAGCCCTGATGGGCCGGCCTATTTTCCCGGGGATTTTTACCCCCATCATGATCGGTAATCCTGCGGACGTAAAGGTTATCGACGATGCGGTGACCAGAGACGGGCTCATCGGCTTGGTTATGCTGATGAACGAATCCGATACCCCCAGCATTAACGATCTCTACAAGGTGGGGACCGCCGCCAAGATCGTTAAGAAGATCAACCTTCCCGATGGTGGGGTAAATATTTTCATTTCTACTTTAAAGCGCTTCAAGGTAAAGAAAACCCTGAATCCCACAGCCCCTATCGTGGCTGTGGTAGCCTACCTGGAGGACGAGGAAGACGATACCAGTGAGGTAAAGGCCCTGACCAGGGCTTTGATCAGCGAGATGAAGCAGATCTCCGAGAACAACCCCCTGTTTTCCGAAGAAATGCGGCTCAACATGATCAACATCGACCACCCCGGAAAGATCGCCGACTTTATCGCCAGTATCCTCAATATCGATAAAACCGAGCAGCAAAAAATACTGGAGATCCTCAATGTCCGTAAACGAATGGAGCAGGTCCTGGTTTTTATTAAAAAAGAGCAGGAACTTCTACGGATCCAGAAGAAAATTCAGAAAGAAATCAATGAAAAGATAGAAAAGTCCCAGCGTGAGTACTTCCTCAAAGAGGAACTCAAGGCCATCAAGGGCGAATTGGGGATGACCACCGATGCCAAGAGCTCCGAATACCAGCGTTTTAAGGACAAGGCCGACGAATTCAAGTTTGAAGGTGAAATTAAAGAAACCGTGGACCAGGAATTGGAGAAATTCAGCCTCATGGACCCAAATTCGTCGGAATTTATCGTTACTCGGAACTATCTGGACGTGATTGTGAACCTTCCCTGGAAGGATCCGGAGCCGGAGCTCTTAGACCTCAGGAAGGCCCGGGATATTCTGGAAGAAGACCATTACGGCCTCAAGGATGTGAAGAGCCGAATCGTGGAATACTTGGCGGTTCGTAAGCTCCGTAAGGACACCAAGGGCTCGATTGTGTGCCTGGTGGGGCCTCCGGGTGTGGGTAAAACCTCTGTAGGCCGGTCCATAGCCCGGTCCTTGAATAAGCAGTTCTTCCGGTTTTCCGTTGGAGGAATGCGGGATGAGGCGGAAATCAAGGGCCACCGCCGCACCTATATCGGGGCCATGCCGGGGAAGATCATCCAGGGGCTTAAGATCGTCAAGTCTAAGGACCCGGTATTCATGATCGACGAGATCGACAAGATGGGACAGAGTTACCAGGGGGACCCGGCCAGCGCGCTTTTGGAGGTGTTGGACCCGGAGCAGAACTTCAGT from Treponema primitia ZAS-2 includes:
- the bioB gene encoding biotin synthase BioB — translated: MRLDLKRDFETVPLTKEEALDILDWDDRDLPTLLDAVYKLRKKYKGNTVGIQILTNGRSGNCSQNCAYCAQSRESSAEIDTYRLVPYEKLARDDRLVKEKGLARHCIGLSGISFTDEEIDEFATYVRSLKKESGTHICCSIGFLTADQGRKLKEAGVNRINHNLNSSRSYYPQICTTHTWDERAANIKMLQGLGFEICCGGIVGLGEARADVADLLLSIREINPQSVPINFLLPLKGTPLESQDTSFLTAEYCLKVLCLARLMVPASDIRCAAGREVYLKGRERQMFMAVDSIFASGYLTAGGQGVDDTIKVITDAGFEYMVEGT
- a CDS encoding TDE2508 family outer membrane beta-barrel protein gives rise to the protein MKFRLSAVGICLAALIAVPSLVAQTAAPGSLTGENTYRLFTTDADAYLDVNDFQDVDFSKFFVLLQGSGNGWVAGGFATHLGSLYLGLYYNGNILRGQNIKAEDGNEGWNDVLTIESRRDPTNAIKTISAGDDTGFILTDQFAFLLGSPFFGGIKLSINLADIVLDSDRRDITTPPGEKTGDNSSKSFNSDGSLNTTTNSNMGALDLSVLWGKKIGLGGGSFKPEIELGGSIDLAKVVDKAYTNVLETITSNPGHSSLNIGLRGEYEFAKKGNSQLALVFDEYLSLGFYPDALEKKEIKTLAVEGIPAAGESPAIEGTPEYTKTEEKTQDSSSLSNYLSIGLKKTYEVSDRFSTGFGFDIAFKINSDTQKITQKESDTLGTAYTYDLPDGTPAPYPRVTKNEDSSSFWIAPSFSLGFVYQIVPTVFSLNGGLCISPTFMSESWEDKLATGQSLKKTSTTTFALIPSFGIGGTLTFNNMLSLDLNFAPTDTSQNFNIDLTTLSLLATVKY
- the purD gene encoding phosphoribosylamine--glycine ligase; the protein is MKVLIIGSGGREHALAWKLAGSEQVERVYVAPGNGGTALEEKCENVPAGLGDPASEAGQEALAGFVRQAGIGLTVVGPEVPLAEGIVDRFRAVGLAIVGPDKKAARLEASKVFSKAFMNKYGVRAAGSRDFIDPAKALDHAKDHFSGPAPAPLVIKADGLAAGKGVVIAADLAEAETCLSSFMKDGALGAAGSSVVLEEFLEGKEVSVLAAVSVRPGSKGVIKPFVSARDHKRRFDGAQGPNTGGMGSIAPVPDFTAAAQKDFETAILQTTLKGMEAEGMDYRGFIFFGLMVKNDRCSLLEYNVRLGDPETQAVLPLSDFDFAGLCAAILDNTLEKFPLTWKAGAVCAPVAVADGYPGAYRKGDPIAVNEAALAKTGARLFIAGAEKVTDTVLRSSGGRVLAVSAWGADADQAWARAYEALGAVSFEGMAYRKDIGRESTSSP
- the argA gene encoding amino-acid N-acetyltransferase, with amino-acid sequence MDNSVSESSQVDLIREAFHYQSRFESSTMVFKIDFPVTEDPGFSYLMKDLALLARTGFRVVIVPGAKEWIDSVLLEHGIVSNYAGTKRITTGAAIPFVEMAAFHVATRVMTGLAAGSSPSDVTGRVDAVIGNFVRARGLGVESGVDMEHTGMVDRILTDPIGRVLNLEMVPILPCIGWSSAGKPYNVSSDEIALAASTALGAIKLFIVSLDPGLRAGAYRLPENIQVGEKGRIVRLTPQEAEAILGMNSDKAGDKPLEELRLALGASRAGVERVHIINGREEGAVLRELFSNLGVGTMVYADDYESIRALKPQDIPDLLRLMEPLMQQGILLRRRPEDIQEKMGDYAVFEIDGSVHACGALHDWGESQGEIAALATDPAYADMGLGGRIVRYLIDRAQRQGFRRVFVLTTRTQDWFEFLGFKECPIESLPERKRRIYDRNRKSKAFALEL
- a CDS encoding bacteriohemerythrin, which codes for MDDHEIVKWSPTYSIGIRIVDEQHQGLIRLTNELFISCLKGGEVANARFLKTIRETVQYVQFHFATEEAIQKRVHYPDYAAHKKEHESFVKEVLLSVAEFNSGKKFLPNKFAKYLRDWVLTHIAVSDKKLGDYIQTLREKASRSGQGAKAPVRAGN
- the lon gene encoding endopeptidase La, with amino-acid sequence MPEQSVVPIDQILPNKLPLVALMGRPIFPGIFTPIMIGNPADVKVIDDAVTRDGLIGLVMLMNESDTPSINDLYKVGTAAKIVKKINLPDGGVNIFISTLKRFKVKKTLNPTAPIVAVVAYLEDEEDDTSEVKALTRALISEMKQISENNPLFSEEMRLNMINIDHPGKIADFIASILNIDKTEQQKILEILNVRKRMEQVLVFIKKEQELLRIQKKIQKEINEKIEKSQREYFLKEELKAIKGELGMTTDAKSSEYQRFKDKADEFKFEGEIKETVDQELEKFSLMDPNSSEFIVTRNYLDVIVNLPWKDPEPELLDLRKARDILEEDHYGLKDVKSRIVEYLAVRKLRKDTKGSIVCLVGPPGVGKTSVGRSIARSLNKQFFRFSVGGMRDEAEIKGHRRTYIGAMPGKIIQGLKIVKSKDPVFMIDEIDKMGQSYQGDPASALLEVLDPEQNFSFRDHYLDLPFDISRIFFIVTANTLDTIPPPLVDRMEIIQLPGYIDTEKLEIAKRYLVPKSLDKNGLKKSQVSYNRESLLHIANGYAREAGVRNFEKNLDKIHRKLAKQIVEKFEEQNSPTPENKKTEAAAGKKATAGKKTKQAPAPVEKFIIDKKLIEENLGKPIFPEEITKRADRPGMSVGLAWTSMGGDTLVIEATSVPGKEGLTLTGKMGDTMKESATIAMTVARKLGAERYGISNEWFEKNHIHLHIPEGATPKDGPSAGITMAIALLSLIRNKTIVDRLVMTGELSLTGQVLPIGGLKEKTIAARRNKAQHIIIPKQNLRDLDEIPDHVKKGITFHPVERFEEVLALALPG